A stretch of Roseofilum reptotaenium CS-1145 DNA encodes these proteins:
- a CDS encoding DNA polymerase III subunit gamma/tau, translating into MNYEPLHHKYRPQTFAQLVGQEAIAQTLSNALNRNKIAPAYLFTGPRGTGKTSSARILAKSLNCIQTQGPTATPCGECEICVSITKGSSWDVMELDAASHTGVDNIREIIERSQFAPVQCRYKVYVIDECHMLSTAAFNSLLKTLEEPPDRVVFVLATTDPQRVLPTIISRCQRFDFRRIPLESMVHHLKDIANKEAIAITEEAIILVAQISQGGLRDAESLLDQLSLLVGADDVTEVGAEQVWDLVGSVPERDLLQLLEAISKPNPADILDLTKNILDRGREPLTLLHNLTSFYRDLLIAKTAPQRQDLVALTASTWKHLIELSQHFSLPQILAAQTHLQESETQLKNTTQPRLWLEVSLLGLLSANQPPVQASPAPVVNTPAASILPAPKPAISPGTKPVARPQPNPQPSPAQDTQPTEPVTPVKTDNLEQLWQTVIDNLELPGTKVLISKHCSLLSLNDKTAQIGINRKGAQNLVKGVQPQLQEAFKKTFHHPFSLKFQLLDDTEKKIPLNPLPPAQKPEIVQESVARRSPTPPPQPSLDQEKQREKQKVRQAAEGFADFFDGEIMNLKAKIDLPKPESIKDESSYLESMDDDEDPPF; encoded by the coding sequence GTGAATTACGAACCGCTCCATCATAAATATCGACCCCAAACCTTTGCCCAGTTGGTGGGACAGGAGGCGATCGCGCAAACGCTCTCGAATGCGTTAAACCGGAATAAGATCGCCCCCGCATATCTGTTTACGGGGCCGAGGGGAACGGGGAAAACTTCTAGTGCGCGGATTTTAGCCAAGTCTCTCAATTGTATTCAGACCCAGGGGCCCACGGCTACTCCCTGCGGTGAGTGCGAGATTTGTGTCTCTATTACAAAAGGCTCTTCTTGGGATGTGATGGAACTCGATGCTGCGAGTCATACGGGGGTTGATAATATTCGGGAAATTATTGAGCGATCGCAATTTGCACCGGTTCAATGTCGGTATAAAGTTTATGTAATTGATGAGTGTCATATGCTGAGTACAGCGGCATTTAATTCATTGCTGAAAACCTTGGAAGAGCCGCCCGATCGCGTTGTTTTTGTCCTGGCAACCACCGATCCGCAACGAGTATTACCAACGATTATTTCCCGGTGTCAACGGTTCGATTTTCGACGCATTCCCCTGGAGTCGATGGTGCATCACTTAAAAGATATCGCGAACAAAGAGGCGATCGCTATTACCGAGGAAGCAATAATTTTAGTGGCACAAATTTCCCAAGGGGGACTCCGGGATGCCGAAAGCTTACTCGATCAACTCAGTTTATTAGTCGGTGCAGATGACGTAACCGAAGTGGGTGCAGAACAGGTTTGGGACTTAGTGGGGTCAGTACCAGAGCGTGATTTATTACAGTTATTAGAGGCAATTAGCAAACCCAATCCGGCTGATATTCTCGACTTAACTAAAAATATCTTAGATCGGGGACGAGAACCCTTAACCTTACTTCATAACTTAACTAGCTTTTATCGCGATTTACTGATTGCTAAAACCGCACCGCAAAGACAAGATTTAGTGGCTCTCACTGCTTCTACTTGGAAGCACTTAATCGAATTATCTCAACACTTCAGTTTACCCCAAATTTTAGCGGCTCAAACCCATCTTCAAGAGAGCGAAACTCAACTGAAAAATACGACTCAACCGCGACTCTGGTTAGAAGTTAGTTTATTAGGCCTACTCTCAGCCAACCAACCCCCCGTTCAAGCCAGTCCTGCACCTGTCGTAAATACTCCTGCTGCCAGTATTTTGCCTGCGCCAAAACCCGCCATTTCTCCAGGGACAAAACCTGTTGCTCGACCACAACCAAATCCCCAACCCTCTCCTGCACAAGACACACAACCAACTGAACCGGTAACTCCGGTGAAGACTGACAACTTAGAACAGCTTTGGCAAACCGTCATTGATAACTTAGAATTACCAGGAACCAAAGTTTTAATTTCCAAGCATTGCAGCTTATTAAGCTTAAATGATAAAACCGCCCAGATTGGCATTAATAGGAAAGGAGCGCAAAATTTAGTCAAAGGTGTTCAACCCCAACTACAAGAAGCCTTTAAGAAAACCTTCCATCATCCCTTTAGTTTGAAATTTCAGCTTCTGGATGATACAGAAAAAAAAATACCTCTTAATCCACTACCTCCAGCTCAAAAACCAGAGATTGTGCAAGAATCAGTTGCGAGGCGATCGCCAACTCCTCCACCACAACCAAGTTTAGACCAGGAAAAACAACGGGAAAAACAGAAAGTCAGACAAGCAGCCGAAGGGTTTGCCGATTTTTTTGATGGAGAAATAATGAACTTAAAAGCAAAAATAGACTTACCTAAACCAGAAAGTATTAAGGACGAATCGTCCTATTTAGAATCAATGGACGATGATGAAGATCCTCCGTTTTAA
- a CDS encoding HD domain-containing protein codes for MLSKRFEDALILAHQLHQTQIRKASGVPYIAHLLGVASIALEYGATEDEAIAALLHDAIEDQGGEATRDRIREQFGDSVTAIVEGCTDAYTTPKPPWRERKEAYLAHLPQASASVRLVCAADKLYNARSIVKDYRQVGESIWDRFKGGKTGTLWYYQSLVEAFQQAENTPIVQELTRVVNEMTLLGNRE; via the coding sequence ATGCTTTCTAAACGCTTTGAAGATGCCCTCATCTTGGCACACCAACTACACCAAACCCAAATCCGTAAAGCTTCAGGAGTTCCGTATATTGCCCATCTTCTGGGAGTTGCCAGCATTGCACTGGAATATGGTGCAACTGAAGATGAGGCAATCGCTGCCCTATTGCATGATGCCATAGAAGACCAAGGAGGAGAAGCCACCCGCGATCGCATTCGAGAACAATTTGGAGATAGTGTAACGGCCATAGTCGAAGGATGCACCGACGCTTACACCACCCCCAAACCTCCTTGGAGGGAACGCAAGGAAGCGTATCTTGCCCACCTTCCCCAAGCTTCTGCTTCCGTTCGCCTCGTCTGTGCTGCCGATAAACTCTATAATGCTCGCTCCATTGTCAAAGACTATCGCCAAGTGGGAGAGAGCATCTGGGACAGATTCAAAGGAGGAAAAACCGGAACCCTATGGTACTATCAATCCCTAGTCGAAGCCTTCCAACAAGCAGAAAATACGCCCATAGTCCAAGAACTGACGCGAGTTGTGAATGAAATGACGCTGTTAGGTAATAGGGAATAA
- a CDS encoding DUF58 domain-containing protein has translation MIQAIADWLERKWVNPAYAGWLLGALMVFFFGAATNTMVGWLYVMSGIIAALLFIAAILPVRSLRGLKIHRRRIRPISAGDHLTLELDIENCTNQPKTLLQVQDLLPFVLSPPQTTAIAHIPAHSAYKWIYDQPTQKRGIYRWSTLQLRTAAPLGLFWCRRRREAPATAIVYPQVLPLRTCPLIDDLGQDQSPKFKRDHQGVQNATEGLTRSLRPYRTGDPLRLIHWRTSARYGDLRVRELEIMAGGDDVVIALDTEFAWHPETFEQAVIAAASLYFHASRRQMNVKLWTAYTGLIQGYQVVLESLAGTTFGEQARNLPNLPLIVLTQNSDRLKQLPIGSRWVFWPPGDWSGSLKEDFKGLQIVDDRPLESQLQQPL, from the coding sequence GTGATACAGGCGATCGCCGATTGGTTAGAGAGAAAATGGGTAAACCCAGCCTATGCTGGATGGTTGCTGGGTGCTCTGATGGTCTTTTTCTTTGGGGCAGCGACCAATACCATGGTGGGATGGTTATATGTGATGAGTGGTATTATCGCCGCTCTGCTGTTTATAGCTGCTATTTTACCCGTGCGATCGCTACGCGGCCTAAAGATCCATCGCCGTCGCATTCGCCCCATCAGCGCTGGCGATCATCTCACCCTTGAACTCGATATCGAAAATTGCACCAACCAACCCAAAACCCTGCTCCAAGTTCAAGACCTACTGCCCTTTGTCCTCAGTCCTCCCCAAACCACAGCGATCGCCCATATCCCCGCTCACAGCGCCTACAAGTGGATTTACGATCAACCGACCCAAAAAAGAGGAATTTATCGTTGGAGTACCCTACAGCTTAGAACAGCCGCCCCTTTGGGGTTATTTTGGTGTCGCCGTCGCCGAGAAGCCCCTGCTACGGCGATCGTTTATCCCCAAGTGTTGCCCCTGCGGACTTGTCCCCTGATTGATGACCTAGGACAGGACCAAAGCCCCAAATTTAAACGCGACCATCAGGGAGTACAAAATGCCACAGAAGGTCTGACTCGATCCTTACGCCCTTATCGCACTGGAGATCCCTTAAGGCTAATTCACTGGCGTACCAGTGCCCGCTATGGAGACTTAAGGGTAAGAGAATTGGAAATTATGGCTGGTGGTGACGATGTGGTGATTGCTCTCGATACGGAGTTTGCTTGGCATCCAGAAACCTTTGAACAAGCGGTTATTGCTGCGGCTTCTCTCTATTTCCACGCTTCCCGGCGGCAAATGAATGTTAAACTCTGGACCGCGTATACGGGACTTATTCAAGGTTATCAAGTCGTCTTAGAGAGCCTTGCGGGAACTACCTTTGGCGAACAGGCGCGTAATTTACCCAATTTACCCTTAATTGTACTCACTCAAAATAGCGATCGCCTCAAGCAACTCCCTATCGGCAGTCGTTGGGTCTTTTGGCCCCCAGGAGATTGGTCTGGTAGCCTTAAAGAAGATTTTAAGGGTTTACAAATTGTGGATGATCGCCCCCTAGAGTCCCAATTGCAACAGCCTCTTTGA